A portion of the Leifsonia sp. EB41 genome contains these proteins:
- the ald gene encoding alanine dehydrogenase — MRVGIPAEIKNNEQRVAITPEGVDALVGRGHDVFIQAGAGTGSRISDDAFRLAGARIVDTADEVWERGDLLLKVKEPIEVEYGRMRDDQVLFTYLHLAASKPCTDALLAAGTTAIAYETVPLPDRSLPLLAPMSEVAGRLSIPMGAYHLLGPAGGRGTLLGGVPGTRRAKVVVIGGGVAGEHAARNAVGLGADVTVIDVSLPRLRQLEALFGNSIQTRHSSRLEIASQLREADLVIGSVLIPGAAAPKLVTDAMVADMRPGSVLVDIAIDQGGCFEGSRPTTHDEPTFTVHDSLYYCVANMPGAVPETSTRALTNATLPYALKLAELGWRKAVQVDGALARGLNTHAGQVANEGVAAAFGLLSADALELAA, encoded by the coding sequence ATGCGCGTCGGAATCCCCGCGGAGATCAAGAACAACGAACAGCGAGTGGCGATCACGCCGGAAGGAGTCGACGCGCTCGTCGGACGCGGACACGACGTCTTCATTCAGGCCGGGGCTGGGACCGGCTCCCGGATCAGCGATGACGCGTTCCGGCTGGCCGGCGCCCGGATCGTGGATACAGCGGACGAGGTGTGGGAGCGGGGCGACCTTCTGCTGAAGGTCAAGGAGCCGATCGAGGTCGAATACGGGCGCATGCGCGACGACCAGGTGTTGTTCACCTATCTGCACCTGGCGGCGTCGAAGCCGTGCACGGACGCGTTGCTTGCCGCGGGCACGACCGCCATCGCGTATGAGACGGTGCCGCTCCCGGATCGCAGTCTGCCGCTCCTGGCACCCATGAGCGAGGTGGCGGGCCGCCTGTCCATCCCGATGGGCGCGTACCACCTGCTGGGTCCCGCCGGCGGTCGCGGCACGCTTCTCGGCGGCGTTCCCGGCACGCGCCGGGCGAAGGTCGTCGTCATCGGCGGCGGAGTCGCGGGCGAGCACGCAGCGCGCAACGCCGTCGGGCTGGGCGCAGACGTCACCGTCATCGACGTCTCCCTGCCGAGGCTCCGGCAGCTCGAAGCCCTGTTCGGCAACAGCATCCAGACCCGCCACTCGAGCAGGCTGGAAATCGCCTCGCAGCTCCGCGAGGCCGATCTGGTCATCGGTTCCGTCCTCATCCCCGGCGCGGCTGCGCCGAAGCTCGTCACCGACGCGATGGTCGCCGACATGCGGCCGGGTTCGGTGCTGGTCGACATCGCCATTGATCAGGGTGGGTGCTTCGAGGGCAGCCGCCCGACCACGCACGACGAACCCACCTTCACCGTGCACGACTCGCTCTACTACTGCGTGGCGAACATGCCCGGAGCAGTTCCGGAGACCTCCACTAGGGCGCTGACAAACGCAACGCTGCCCTACGCGTTGAAGCTGGCGGAGCTGGGCTGGCGGAAGGCGGTGCAGGTGGACGGAGCCCTGGCCAGGGGACTCAACACCCATGCCGGCCAGGTCGCCAACGAGGGTGTCGCGGCCGCCTTCGGTCTCCTATCGGCCGACGCTCTCGAACTGGCCGCATGA
- a CDS encoding L-fuculokinase, which translates to MLVYAVDIGTTNLKVVLYDGGLRRLATASAPAAYARDGVRVEFDPVQLFDTVIELIGRCAAAADPTGHDEAVIALTGQAESLVLLDRDGNPVRPGLSWLDDRAVAEASELEERFGADAAFAVTGEPFPTATWPAAKLRWLRRHEPHTLAATRSVLMIKDYIAYRLTGGFAGDVSTRGFSYLWDVQNGSYWDAMIDFCAVPAGSLPRVVAAGTELGAVLEGVAERLPPAVRYRVNIGGLDHFCAMVGTGSYVHGSVSESAGTVLSLSALASDWRFDPERKVSFHAGLRPGDTVLFNGVDGGGAALDWFRVQGLGGMPYPELESLLASRDHRNPPIFLPYLTGVNPPDYFPHAKGAFLDLDLGHDALDLAYAVEEGIAHLLRRNVEYFDSDAPQEIVSTGGGAASPFWNQLKADVCGVDVVVPDELEATCRGAAVLALAAGGAVSDFRDAGIEVPPPLRYRPSRDARRDERYERFGDYLRRLFER; encoded by the coding sequence ATGCTCGTCTACGCGGTTGACATCGGCACGACCAACCTCAAGGTCGTGCTGTACGACGGAGGGCTCCGTCGGCTGGCCACAGCCTCCGCGCCCGCCGCCTACGCGCGGGATGGTGTGCGCGTGGAGTTCGACCCGGTACAGCTCTTCGACACCGTTATCGAGCTCATAGGCCGATGTGCTGCAGCGGCCGATCCCACGGGTCACGACGAGGCGGTGATCGCCCTGACCGGGCAGGCTGAGTCCCTGGTGCTCCTGGATCGCGATGGTAATCCGGTCCGCCCCGGGCTGTCATGGCTGGACGACAGGGCTGTCGCGGAGGCCTCCGAGCTAGAGGAGCGCTTCGGCGCCGACGCGGCCTTCGCCGTCACGGGAGAGCCATTCCCGACCGCAACCTGGCCCGCGGCGAAACTCCGCTGGCTGCGCCGTCACGAGCCGCATACGCTGGCGGCAACGCGGTCGGTCCTTATGATCAAGGACTACATCGCCTACCGGCTGACCGGTGGGTTCGCCGGTGACGTCTCCACGCGAGGGTTCTCGTACCTTTGGGATGTCCAAAACGGCTCGTACTGGGACGCGATGATCGACTTCTGCGCGGTGCCCGCCGGGAGCCTCCCGCGCGTAGTCGCCGCCGGGACCGAGCTGGGCGCCGTCCTGGAAGGGGTCGCCGAGCGTCTCCCGCCGGCCGTGCGCTACAGGGTCAACATCGGCGGCTTGGACCACTTCTGCGCGATGGTCGGAACCGGGTCGTATGTCCACGGCAGCGTCAGCGAGTCGGCCGGCACGGTGCTGTCGCTCTCCGCGCTGGCGAGCGACTGGCGCTTTGACCCCGAGCGTAAGGTGTCCTTCCACGCAGGCCTCAGGCCAGGCGACACGGTGCTCTTCAACGGCGTCGACGGCGGCGGAGCGGCGCTCGACTGGTTCCGTGTCCAGGGACTCGGCGGAATGCCCTACCCCGAGCTGGAGAGCCTGCTCGCGTCTCGGGACCACCGGAACCCGCCGATTTTCCTGCCGTACCTGACAGGGGTCAACCCGCCCGACTACTTCCCGCACGCCAAGGGCGCCTTTCTCGATCTCGATCTCGGTCACGACGCCCTCGATCTGGCGTACGCCGTCGAGGAGGGGATCGCGCACCTGCTCCGACGCAACGTCGAGTACTTCGACTCCGACGCACCGCAGGAGATCGTCTCCACAGGGGGAGGCGCCGCGTCCCCGTTCTGGAACCAGCTGAAGGCGGACGTCTGCGGCGTGGACGTCGTGGTGCCCGATGAACTGGAGGCCACTTGCCGTGGTGCGGCGGTCCTCGCACTGGCCGCCGGCGGCGCGGTGAGTGATTTTCGGGACGCCGGAATCGAGGTGCCGCCGCCTCTCCGGTACAGGCCGTCCCGGGACGCACGACGCGACGAACGCTACGAGCGCTTCGGTGACTACCTGCGTCGGCTGTTCGAGCGCTGA
- a CDS encoding triose-phosphate isomerase, whose product MTAPFFEIGPKNLLRRPELEDLARAAGEAGREFGVAVVITVPNVMVAPIAELDTGVLVFGQSMDPDRLGASFGRVTAEGLLDAGAVGVMLNHDADPLDAATLAATVDRAQETGLETIVCAGTESAALAFTALAPSAVLIEPPDLIGTIGGAERDWVRPLTEEMHRVDARVLAMHAGGVSSPLVARGIMAAGADGTGSTSGVLLAQDPLVAAAHFIAAARAGWDDARTTAHL is encoded by the coding sequence TTGACCGCACCCTTCTTCGAGATCGGGCCGAAGAACCTCCTGCGTCGCCCGGAGCTGGAAGACCTGGCCCGGGCGGCCGGAGAAGCCGGCCGGGAGTTCGGCGTCGCGGTCGTGATCACCGTCCCGAACGTGATGGTCGCACCCATCGCCGAGCTCGACACCGGCGTCCTCGTTTTCGGCCAGAGCATGGACCCCGATCGGCTCGGCGCGTCATTCGGCCGGGTCACCGCGGAGGGGCTACTCGACGCGGGCGCGGTCGGCGTGATGCTCAATCACGATGCCGACCCGTTGGACGCCGCGACTCTGGCCGCAACTGTCGATCGCGCCCAGGAGACCGGGCTGGAGACAATCGTGTGCGCGGGAACTGAGAGCGCCGCTTTGGCCTTCACCGCTCTGGCGCCGTCGGCTGTGCTCATCGAGCCGCCGGACCTCATCGGGACGATCGGTGGAGCCGAGCGCGACTGGGTCCGGCCGCTCACCGAGGAGATGCACCGCGTCGACGCACGCGTGCTAGCGATGCACGCAGGAGGCGTCTCCTCTCCGCTCGTCGCGCGGGGAATCATGGCGGCCGGTGCCGACGGTACAGGCTCGACGAGCGGTGTCCTCTTGGCCCAGGATCCGCTCGTCGCCGCCGCGCATTTCATCGCGGCGGCCCGCGCCGGCTGGGACGACGCCCGCACGACCGCCCATCTCTGA
- a CDS encoding TIM barrel protein: MTDKADLLRDWGYDAIAVFQPLETWGAAARDELFALEARTGIRPVEFVLVDDVYGNAMSADPELQARCRAMYLETAEVCADLGAVTEIEFEYGAQNPLPLFDPFQQLSPAQHDAFVTFYLEMLGRVEGSEARVLLEPINRYESRYLNRVEDNLRIIEQVAHPNAGLLPDLFHMSIEEADPARSLRKAGDQIVHVHLGDSNRLLPGHGHLDWLSVFDALHDVGYSGYLNLECSTEGDPAVSLPATADRLRKLLNR, encoded by the coding sequence TTGACGGACAAGGCCGACCTGCTGAGGGACTGGGGCTATGACGCCATCGCAGTCTTCCAGCCGCTCGAGACGTGGGGCGCCGCCGCGCGCGACGAGCTGTTCGCGCTCGAGGCCCGGACAGGGATCCGCCCTGTCGAGTTCGTCCTGGTGGACGACGTGTACGGGAACGCCATGTCCGCCGACCCCGAGTTGCAAGCACGGTGCCGGGCCATGTACCTCGAGACCGCCGAAGTCTGCGCCGATCTCGGTGCCGTCACCGAGATCGAGTTCGAATACGGCGCGCAAAATCCACTGCCCCTCTTCGACCCCTTCCAGCAGCTGAGCCCCGCCCAGCACGACGCCTTCGTGACCTTCTATCTCGAGATGCTCGGTCGGGTGGAGGGCAGCGAAGCGCGTGTCCTCCTCGAACCGATCAACCGCTACGAGAGCCGTTACCTGAACCGGGTGGAGGACAACCTGCGCATCATCGAGCAGGTCGCCCATCCAAATGCGGGCCTGCTTCCCGACCTCTTCCACATGTCGATTGAGGAGGCTGATCCCGCGCGGTCGCTGCGCAAGGCGGGGGACCAGATCGTCCATGTCCACCTAGGCGATAGCAATCGGCTTCTCCCCGGTCACGGCCACCTCGACTGGCTTTCGGTGTTCGACGCGCTGCATGATGTCGGCTACAGCGGTTACCTGAACCTCGAGTGCTCCACCGAGGGCGACCCGGCGGTGAGTCTTCCGGCCACCGCCGACCGGCTGCGGAAGCTCCTTAACAGATGA
- a CDS encoding Glu/Leu/Phe/Val dehydrogenase — MTLDVLATTEWSALDAARQQLREAAGYLGFDPGTTDMLENARRELIVSVPLRRDDDTLEVFTGYRVQHNLSRGPAKGGLRYHPSVTLDEVRALAMWMTWKCALLDVPYGGGKGGIAIDPRAYSTRELERLTRRYTSEISPLIGPEQDIPAPDIGTDERTMAWMMDTYSVNKGHTIPGVVTGKPLSLGGSLGRPGATSRGVVHIALEALKRFAVEPAGATAAVQGYGKVGAGVVNYLAEADVKVVAVSDQYGAVHNDRGIDPVSLAAHVGRTGSVVGAPETTPLSGEELLLLDVDLLVPAAVEGVLTGANAPGVNARIVVEGANGPTTPEADRILESKGVLVVPDILANAGGVLVSYFEWAQAFQGYPWGESLVQRRLRDRMVQTWDLVAGSAAANGRDLRRAATAIAVERVAEAHRARGLYP; from the coding sequence ATGACTCTGGATGTCCTCGCAACTACCGAGTGGTCGGCACTCGACGCCGCCCGACAGCAGCTCCGGGAGGCGGCCGGGTACCTCGGGTTCGACCCGGGAACCACCGACATGCTCGAGAATGCACGACGCGAGCTCATCGTCAGCGTCCCGCTGCGACGCGACGACGACACCCTCGAGGTGTTCACCGGCTACCGGGTCCAGCACAATCTCTCTCGCGGTCCGGCGAAGGGCGGTCTCAGATACCACCCCTCGGTGACGCTGGACGAAGTGCGTGCCCTCGCCATGTGGATGACCTGGAAGTGCGCTTTGCTGGATGTACCGTACGGAGGCGGCAAGGGCGGGATCGCAATCGACCCGCGTGCGTACAGCACCCGGGAACTGGAGCGTCTCACCCGCCGCTACACGAGCGAGATCAGCCCGCTGATCGGGCCGGAGCAGGACATTCCCGCTCCCGACATCGGAACCGATGAACGGACGATGGCGTGGATGATGGATACCTACTCCGTGAACAAGGGGCACACCATCCCCGGCGTCGTCACCGGCAAGCCGCTGAGCCTCGGCGGCTCCCTCGGGCGCCCGGGGGCGACCTCGCGCGGGGTGGTGCACATCGCCCTCGAGGCGCTCAAGCGGTTCGCCGTCGAACCCGCAGGCGCGACGGCGGCCGTGCAGGGATACGGAAAGGTCGGGGCCGGGGTGGTGAACTACCTCGCGGAGGCCGACGTCAAGGTCGTCGCCGTCTCCGATCAGTACGGCGCCGTCCACAACGACCGCGGGATCGACCCCGTTTCGCTCGCGGCCCACGTCGGCCGTACCGGTTCCGTGGTCGGCGCACCGGAGACGACCCCGCTCAGCGGGGAGGAACTGCTGCTGCTCGACGTCGACCTTCTCGTGCCCGCGGCTGTGGAGGGCGTGCTGACCGGTGCGAATGCGCCAGGCGTCAATGCGAGGATCGTCGTGGAGGGCGCCAACGGGCCCACCACTCCGGAGGCCGATCGGATCCTGGAGTCCAAGGGCGTGCTCGTTGTGCCGGACATCCTCGCGAACGCCGGCGGTGTGTTGGTCTCGTACTTCGAATGGGCCCAGGCGTTCCAAGGCTACCCGTGGGGCGAGTCACTGGTGCAGCGCCGACTTCGGGATCGAATGGTGCAGACCTGGGACCTCGTGGCTGGGTCCGCGGCGGCGAACGGACGCGACCTTCGACGTGCCGCCACCGCGATCGCCGTCGAGCGTGTTGCTGAGGCGCACCGGGCAAGAGGGCTCTACCCGTGA
- the alr gene encoding alanine racemase, with product MTAPGLPAGVERAAVIDTLAIEENARRFVELARSAQVMAVVKADGYGHGAVETARAAVRGGATWLGVAHISEAIALREAGISAPILAWLHTPASAFATAIEQGVALAVSGPELEQIAAAARESGTAARLHVKVDTGLGRNGAGPGGLDELVARLASLQEDGSVVVDGVMTHLAVADNPSRGAETDARRDAFLAAIDDLAAAGVSPALRHVANTAATLSRPDLHFDLVRVGIGLYGLGPFADGIAGLRPAMSVRTRLSHIKTLPPGHGDSYGYDYVAERAVTVGLVPLGYADGVPRRSRSASVTIGGREFPVIGRIAMDQLVVDLSRASLDINDRPRVGDVVELFGAGGTTADDWARAAGTINYEIVTRIGPRVPRLFVADRH from the coding sequence ATGACGGCACCCGGCTTGCCGGCGGGCGTCGAGCGCGCCGCGGTGATCGACACGCTGGCCATCGAGGAGAACGCTCGGCGATTTGTCGAGCTCGCCCGCTCGGCCCAGGTGATGGCGGTCGTCAAGGCCGACGGCTACGGACACGGAGCCGTTGAGACCGCGCGCGCGGCTGTCCGAGGAGGCGCCACTTGGCTCGGCGTTGCCCACATCTCCGAGGCGATCGCGCTGCGCGAGGCTGGCATCAGTGCGCCTATCCTGGCCTGGCTGCACACGCCGGCGTCGGCGTTCGCGACGGCTATAGAGCAAGGCGTCGCTCTGGCGGTGTCCGGGCCGGAGCTCGAGCAGATCGCTGCCGCAGCTCGCGAATCGGGGACGGCCGCGCGACTACACGTGAAGGTCGACACTGGACTGGGTCGCAACGGGGCCGGCCCCGGTGGGCTCGATGAGCTCGTTGCGCGACTGGCGTCCCTGCAGGAAGACGGGTCAGTTGTCGTCGACGGGGTAATGACGCACCTGGCGGTGGCCGACAATCCGTCGAGAGGGGCCGAGACAGACGCGCGGCGCGACGCGTTCCTTGCCGCGATCGACGATCTCGCCGCCGCCGGCGTCTCGCCTGCGCTCCGCCATGTCGCCAATACCGCTGCCACGCTCAGCCGCCCGGATCTGCATTTCGACCTGGTCAGGGTCGGTATCGGGCTCTACGGCCTCGGCCCATTCGCCGACGGGATCGCCGGGCTCCGACCTGCCATGAGCGTGCGCACGAGGCTGAGCCACATCAAGACCCTTCCGCCGGGTCACGGCGACTCGTACGGCTACGACTACGTCGCCGAACGTGCCGTCACTGTCGGTCTCGTCCCGCTGGGTTACGCCGACGGTGTTCCGCGCCGCTCCCGGAGCGCCAGCGTCACCATCGGCGGACGCGAATTCCCAGTGATCGGCCGCATCGCGATGGACCAGCTCGTCGTCGACCTGAGTCGCGCGAGCCTCGACATCAACGATCGGCCCCGGGTGGGCGACGTCGTCGAATTGTTCGGCGCCGGAGGGACCACCGCCGACGACTGGGCGCGCGCGGCCGGAACGATCAACTACGAAATCGTCACGCGCATCGGACCGCGGGTGCCGCGACTGTTCGTGGCAGACCGGCACTAG
- a CDS encoding LysR family transcriptional regulator, translating into MRSFPDVNLRSLRYFEALGTELNYRRAAERLFITQPALSAAIQNLERVIGDRLFDRDTRSVTLTATGREWLPHVRAALAGVDAALEAVALLVDYGHVRLGYLIGTGADLLFQLLDGIDTAFPEITVETIEYDFSDPTAGLASGATDIALLRPPVDVPDMQLAIVAEESWVACLPRSHRLAGREELQIEELLDEPIVVAPKSAGRWREYWYAADARGGREPQIAAEAATYEAEATLVSRGVGVSFTTSSMVRLYDRPGIQFVPITDRPVSYTAIAWRPERLTTPARRLVEHMTSTSRPRSRD; encoded by the coding sequence GTGAGGTCCTTCCCGGACGTTAATCTGAGATCGCTTCGCTACTTCGAGGCCCTCGGAACCGAGTTGAACTACCGGCGTGCCGCGGAACGGCTCTTCATCACGCAGCCGGCGCTGTCGGCGGCAATCCAGAACCTGGAGCGCGTCATTGGCGACCGTCTGTTCGATCGCGACACCCGTTCCGTCACGCTCACGGCAACCGGTCGTGAGTGGCTGCCGCACGTGCGCGCGGCGCTCGCGGGAGTGGACGCCGCGCTGGAAGCCGTGGCGCTCCTAGTGGACTACGGTCACGTCCGGCTCGGCTACCTCATTGGGACTGGTGCGGACCTGCTGTTCCAGTTGCTGGACGGTATCGACACCGCATTCCCGGAAATCACTGTCGAGACGATCGAGTACGACTTCTCCGACCCCACGGCGGGACTGGCGTCGGGCGCCACCGATATCGCCCTGCTGCGTCCGCCGGTCGACGTGCCGGACATGCAGCTGGCGATTGTCGCGGAAGAGTCCTGGGTGGCGTGCCTGCCGCGGTCGCACCGGCTGGCCGGGCGCGAAGAGCTCCAGATCGAGGAGCTCCTCGACGAACCGATCGTTGTGGCGCCTAAGTCCGCTGGACGGTGGCGCGAGTACTGGTACGCGGCCGACGCACGAGGCGGCAGGGAGCCGCAGATCGCGGCCGAGGCCGCGACCTACGAGGCGGAGGCGACGCTGGTCTCGCGCGGGGTCGGCGTGAGCTTCACGACGTCGTCGATGGTCCGCCTTTACGACCGCCCAGGAATCCAATTCGTCCCGATCACGGATCGGCCGGTCAGCTACACGGCGATCGCGTGGCGGCCCGAGCGCCTCACCACCCCGGCTCGCAGGCTGGTCGAGCACATGACCAGCACCTCGCGGCCCAGGTCGCGGGACTGA
- a CDS encoding YjbQ family protein, which yields METPARQEFFDVTAQLEDFVAAEGVSDGIVVVYSPHTSCCVILQEESEDTTYYGTQLLLQDTLNVFAKIAPPTRHEGQYLHPGPIHIRNAGELRDELPEWGLNTDGHIISSILGRSETIPIVDGLLVLGEFGRVYFGDLDSVRPRTRTIHFQLVAG from the coding sequence GTGGAAACCCCCGCTCGGCAGGAGTTCTTCGACGTCACCGCGCAACTGGAGGACTTCGTAGCGGCCGAGGGTGTTAGCGACGGCATCGTCGTGGTCTACTCGCCCCACACGAGTTGCTGCGTGATCCTCCAGGAGGAGTCCGAGGATACGACCTATTACGGCACCCAGCTGCTGCTCCAGGACACGCTCAACGTCTTCGCGAAGATCGCCCCTCCGACGCGTCACGAGGGCCAATACCTGCATCCCGGACCCATTCACATCCGCAACGCGGGCGAGCTACGCGACGAGCTGCCCGAATGGGGACTGAACACGGACGGCCACATCATCTCGTCCATCCTTGGGCGTTCGGAGACCATCCCAATCGTCGACGGCCTCCTCGTCCTCGGCGAGTTCGGCAGGGTGTACTTTGGCGACCTCGACTCCGTGCGGCCCCGGACGCGCACGATCCACTTCCAGCTCGTCGCGGGCTGA
- a CDS encoding APC family permease has protein sequence MVNSTTPEEESLTPPPRVVGEDEDARLEEFGYKQKLDRSVGKIASFAIGFSTISATTAVFTGFAAGYLNAGSPFIWTLFLAIPVFLLWTLIAADVAAKIPLAGYAYQWTSRLNGSTFGWFTGYAALIGWVSGMTSLGYIFAGYLGSVFGWTLTQPQQIFIAIAVVAVCVLINAYRVRLATFINNIGVGLEIVVTVGVTLTIGILLIVVPDNAQPFSSLFIGKSPDQTTPYILAWLSASLGPFFGLVGVEAVADVAEETKNARRVIPRTMFYAFAASCVIEFLMYLVYVLAIKDPSVLANSPAPIEEIIQQQLGPVFARIVVALALTNILVCLLANVLVGTRLLYSLSRDNMMPFSRALRHVAPKRKTPSTAVITLGVVSILLLLSALISVQAFNYFLGIATLAFFTTYVLQTLGLLIAAIRHRIPAPEPGTFDLGRARVPLLIISLVVFLAVEFALIFLPAFAGNGYVFGGIVALAALWWVFALRRRLRTGQAGPNFARNHPDEVGPATSDIG, from the coding sequence ATGGTCAACTCGACCACCCCCGAAGAAGAATCACTCACACCGCCCCCTCGGGTCGTTGGTGAGGACGAGGACGCCCGCCTCGAAGAGTTCGGCTACAAGCAGAAGCTCGACCGTTCTGTCGGCAAGATCGCATCGTTCGCGATCGGGTTCTCGACGATCAGCGCGACCACCGCAGTCTTCACCGGCTTCGCCGCCGGCTACCTCAATGCAGGCTCACCATTCATCTGGACCTTGTTCCTCGCGATTCCGGTATTCCTGCTGTGGACGCTAATCGCGGCCGACGTCGCCGCGAAGATCCCGCTCGCCGGCTACGCCTACCAGTGGACGAGTCGCCTCAACGGCTCGACGTTCGGCTGGTTCACCGGGTACGCCGCGCTGATCGGCTGGGTGAGCGGGATGACGAGCCTCGGCTACATCTTCGCCGGCTATCTCGGAAGCGTCTTCGGCTGGACGCTCACGCAACCCCAGCAGATCTTCATCGCCATTGCCGTCGTCGCGGTGTGCGTGCTGATCAACGCCTACCGGGTCAGGCTCGCGACGTTCATCAACAACATCGGCGTAGGTCTTGAGATCGTCGTCACCGTGGGCGTCACGCTGACGATCGGCATTCTGCTGATCGTCGTGCCCGACAACGCCCAACCGTTCTCGTCGCTCTTCATCGGCAAGAGCCCCGACCAGACGACGCCTTACATCCTGGCCTGGCTCTCCGCATCGCTCGGCCCGTTCTTCGGGCTCGTCGGCGTCGAGGCGGTCGCCGACGTCGCGGAGGAGACGAAGAACGCCCGGCGTGTGATCCCCCGCACGATGTTCTACGCTTTCGCCGCCTCGTGCGTCATCGAGTTCCTGATGTATCTGGTCTACGTGCTGGCAATCAAGGACCCGTCGGTGCTCGCCAACTCGCCCGCACCGATCGAGGAGATCATCCAGCAGCAGCTCGGGCCCGTGTTCGCCCGGATCGTGGTCGCGCTCGCCCTCACAAACATCCTGGTGTGCCTGCTCGCCAACGTCCTGGTCGGGACGCGATTGCTCTACTCCCTGTCGCGTGACAACATGATGCCGTTCTCGCGGGCACTGCGACACGTCGCACCCAAGCGGAAGACGCCATCGACTGCCGTGATCACCCTCGGCGTAGTGTCGATCCTCCTGCTTCTCTCCGCTCTCATCAGCGTGCAGGCGTTCAACTACTTCCTCGGGATCGCGACCCTCGCGTTCTTCACCACCTACGTCCTGCAGACGCTCGGGCTCCTGATTGCCGCCATCCGCCATCGCATCCCCGCGCCGGAGCCGGGAACCTTCGATCTCGGTCGCGCGCGCGTCCCACTGCTGATCATCAGCCTGGTCGTCTTCCTGGCGGTCGAGTTCGCGCTCATCTTCCTGCCGGCTTTCGCCGGCAACGGATACGTATTTGGCGGGATCGTCGCCCTCGCGGCCCTGTGGTGGGTGTTCGCCCTCCGCCGCCGACTGAGGACCGGCCAGGCTGGTCCGAACTTCGCCCGAAACCACCCCGACGAGGTCGGCCCAGCAACGTCCGACATCGGCTAG
- a CDS encoding SDR family oxidoreductase has protein sequence MDTNLSGKTAVITGGARGIGYAVARSLAAEGADIALLDLLDTVEESARKIGDEYSVRAYGQRLDVTDQDATNAAFEMIAERLSVPQVLLTAAGIEINGDSIDVSAGAWRKVIDVNLTGTFFSAQAFGRGLLTSDLPGSAILISSMSGEIVNVPQWAASYNSSKAAVAHLAKSLAVEWAASDIRVNSIAPGYVLTDLTQQIIDREPELEADWISRIPQGRMATPEDLTGLVTFLASNASSYLTGQQIVIDGGYTAV, from the coding sequence ATGGACACGAACCTCTCCGGCAAGACCGCCGTCATCACGGGCGGAGCACGGGGGATCGGCTACGCTGTCGCGCGGTCGCTCGCCGCGGAAGGCGCCGACATCGCACTGCTGGATCTTCTCGACACGGTCGAGGAGTCCGCCCGGAAGATCGGCGACGAATACAGCGTCCGCGCTTACGGACAGCGCTTGGACGTCACAGACCAGGATGCGACAAACGCGGCCTTCGAGATGATCGCCGAGCGGTTGAGCGTCCCGCAGGTGCTACTCACCGCAGCCGGGATCGAGATCAACGGCGATTCGATCGACGTCTCCGCGGGGGCCTGGCGGAAGGTGATCGACGTCAACCTGACCGGCACGTTCTTCTCGGCTCAGGCGTTCGGGCGCGGGCTGCTCACCTCCGACCTGCCGGGCAGCGCCATTCTAATCTCGTCGATGTCGGGCGAGATCGTCAACGTTCCACAGTGGGCCGCATCGTACAACTCGTCGAAGGCTGCTGTGGCGCATCTCGCCAAGTCGCTCGCCGTTGAGTGGGCAGCCTCGGACATCAGGGTCAACTCGATCGCCCCCGGCTATGTGCTGACCGATCTGACCCAGCAGATCATCGACCGCGAGCCGGAACTCGAAGCGGACTGGATCTCCCGTATTCCTCAGGGCCGTATGGCGACGCCCGAGGACTTGACCGGTCTGGTCACGTTCTTGGCATCGAACGCGTCGAGCTACCTGACCGGCCAGCAGATCGTGATCGACGGCGGCTACACCGCGGTCTGA